A single window of Granulicella mallensis MP5ACTX8 DNA harbors:
- a CDS encoding GH92 family glycosyl hydrolase has product MKQVKRRFQGVAGRGLRVIAGVACLIAGTAIPCVASEHASDPFKMVDPRIGTSHDGQTYPVVGVPFGMTGWTPETRSNEAKCVAPYYYNDTKITGFRGSHWLSGSCTQDYGSVTVMPTVGELKVSPEQRASRFQHTSEVMSPAYYSVHLDDYNLQVELAGTTRAGMMRITFPSTGRRNILIEPNVRPGQGFVEVRPKTGEIVGYNPVVRIYQGAGKPAGFSGYFVIKLQEPIQDFGTWCGEAVTKHAQQQSSGCNRLGAYVTLANNTPQSVIVRIGTSFTSIAEAERNLSAEEPDSNFDAVRNSAEATWRQYLSRIEVEGGTEAQRTIFYTALFHASLAPRIVSDADGTYNGFAGEGRLHHAPAGTDYYDDFSLWDTFRALHPLLTILDPQRDGQMVQSLVDKGQQGGFLPIFPTWNSYTSEMIGDHTVAVIYDAYVKGIRNFDVPEAYRLVRQNAFITPPREQYVEGMGRRALTSYQRYGYIPLEDEVLDAFHQREQVSRTLEYAYDDYVAGQFATALGHTDDATLLLKRSNSWKNVFDLETRFVRGRYANGSWITPFDPGKPATYVTEANPWQYTFFVPQDVDGLIHAMGDRETFISKLDGLFTAKLYDQGNEPGHAIAYLYNFAGAPGKTQQRVRELLNTQFGSGPDGLPGNDDAGQMSAWYVLSAMGFYPVCPGTPSYSIGSPLFSRVVIHLENGKRFTIAAHNNSADRIYVKSVDLDGHAQTGWSFSHRDILRGATLTFEMGLLDRTMQEQR; this is encoded by the coding sequence ATGAAGCAGGTTAAAAGAAGATTCCAGGGTGTAGCCGGTAGAGGGCTCAGAGTCATCGCTGGTGTCGCCTGCCTGATTGCGGGCACGGCTATTCCATGTGTGGCGTCAGAGCATGCGTCCGATCCGTTCAAGATGGTCGATCCCCGCATTGGGACGAGCCATGACGGACAGACCTACCCGGTCGTCGGAGTGCCTTTTGGCATGACCGGTTGGACTCCCGAGACGCGCAGTAACGAGGCAAAATGCGTTGCCCCTTACTACTACAACGACACGAAGATCACCGGATTTCGCGGCAGCCATTGGTTGAGCGGAAGCTGCACCCAGGACTACGGCAGCGTAACCGTGATGCCTACGGTGGGCGAACTGAAGGTCAGCCCCGAGCAGCGCGCCTCACGCTTCCAGCACACGTCTGAAGTGATGTCGCCCGCCTACTACTCCGTGCATCTGGATGACTACAACCTGCAGGTAGAACTCGCCGGGACCACACGCGCCGGCATGATGCGCATTACCTTCCCCAGCACAGGCCGCCGCAATATTCTCATCGAACCCAACGTCCGTCCCGGACAGGGCTTCGTCGAAGTACGCCCTAAAACCGGCGAGATCGTTGGATACAACCCTGTCGTTCGCATCTATCAGGGGGCCGGAAAGCCGGCGGGCTTTAGTGGCTACTTCGTCATCAAGCTTCAGGAACCGATCCAGGACTTCGGCACCTGGTGCGGCGAGGCAGTAACGAAGCATGCGCAACAGCAAAGCTCCGGCTGCAATCGTCTCGGGGCCTACGTCACCCTCGCGAACAATACGCCCCAGAGCGTCATCGTTCGCATCGGCACCTCGTTTACAAGTATTGCCGAGGCCGAGCGAAATCTCTCTGCTGAGGAGCCCGACTCGAACTTCGATGCCGTCCGCAACAGCGCAGAAGCAACCTGGCGCCAGTATCTCAGCCGCATCGAGGTCGAGGGAGGAACAGAAGCACAACGAACGATCTTCTATACCGCGCTATTTCACGCTTCTCTGGCCCCCCGCATCGTCAGTGACGCTGATGGAACCTACAACGGCTTCGCCGGTGAAGGCCGCCTGCATCACGCGCCTGCGGGCACCGATTATTACGACGACTTCTCGTTGTGGGACACCTTCCGCGCGCTCCATCCCTTGCTCACGATTCTCGATCCCCAGCGTGACGGACAGATGGTCCAGAGCCTCGTCGACAAGGGGCAGCAGGGTGGTTTTCTTCCCATCTTCCCCACCTGGAACAGCTACACCTCCGAGATGATTGGCGATCACACGGTCGCGGTGATCTACGACGCCTACGTAAAGGGCATTCGCAACTTCGACGTTCCGGAAGCTTATCGTCTTGTCCGCCAGAACGCGTTCATCACTCCACCCCGCGAACAGTACGTCGAAGGAATGGGCCGTCGCGCACTGACTTCGTATCAGCGGTACGGTTACATCCCGCTCGAAGACGAGGTTCTCGACGCATTCCATCAGCGCGAACAGGTATCCCGCACCCTTGAATATGCCTACGACGATTATGTGGCCGGTCAGTTCGCCACCGCTCTCGGACATACCGACGATGCCACACTCCTGCTGAAGCGTTCGAACAGTTGGAAGAATGTCTTCGATCTCGAAACCAGGTTCGTACGAGGGCGTTACGCAAACGGCTCCTGGATCACCCCATTCGATCCGGGCAAGCCTGCGACGTACGTCACTGAAGCGAACCCCTGGCAATACACCTTCTTTGTGCCTCAGGATGTTGATGGTTTGATTCATGCAATGGGCGACCGCGAGACTTTTATCTCCAAGCTCGATGGCCTCTTCACAGCGAAGCTGTACGACCAGGGAAATGAACCAGGCCATGCCATCGCCTATCTCTACAACTTCGCCGGCGCGCCCGGGAAGACCCAGCAGCGCGTTCGCGAGCTTCTGAATACGCAGTTCGGCTCCGGCCCGGACGGCCTCCCGGGCAATGATGACGCAGGCCAGATGTCAGCCTGGTACGTCCTCAGTGCGATGGGCTTTTATCCGGTGTGCCCCGGGACGCCGAGCTACAGCATCGGCTCGCCTCTCTTTTCGCGCGTTGTGATCCATCTCGAAAACGGAAAGCGCTTTACGATCGCAGCCCACAACAACTCAGCCGACCGTATCTACGTCAAGTCGGTCGACCTCGACGGCCACGCGCAAACGGGCTGGAGCTTCAGCCATCGCGATATCCTTCGCGGGGCCACGCTGACGTTCGAGATGGGCTTGCTCGATCGCACGATGCAGGAGCAAAGATGA
- a CDS encoding carboxypeptidase regulatory-like domain-containing protein, whose product MAQTGQGAIGGSVHDKSGAVVSGAEIDVVSEATGVKQTTTSNHDGLFQIQSLNPGLYTVAVQKDGFERVTTQSVSVSGVGTTPLDIKLPNGTVSQTVTVNADADLLTKTESNVTTTVDHAIVQNLPYPERSSLEASLLVPGVVGDPLQPGGISTENPGAYTSYVTPGAGITIGAAPPGTSSIVVDGSDVTQPSLARTGVNLSGREVQETTVIVTGLSAKYGRTGGGVIVQSSTPGTSEYHGGITYSHTDPYFNAFPDGNTVRSALHENFYGFYVGGPVWIPKIYPHKDKTFFYVGVEPARLQNAFGFRGIFPTPDELAGHLHNSLTLLNQSILKSSGYNAALAAPRIGSINYQSTVDANGFPNGPSEPSQIRAIANDDVSAQLAQNPFAQFVLSQFPTPNSPGPYVKFDNSQATPQNDGTNATYQRGVLNKDNRYSIRIDQHFNNSDQLFVRYTVIPVSAARYFAVDPSNPLTIVPTDSAATHDVALGYTHTLSSNIVNSFHYSFMRVNQQRLSPPSTRSKDYAAAYGLTPASFGYGFPSLGNLNANGVSYTMQMGLSNAAIQVDQNFIAGNDVTWTHGLHLFQFGGEVRWMQSDQYDLGGATGGRYAFSAGQTNNGSTGGAPLATFILGTISGFTNTPLEVPGYYRWRYYAGYFQDDWRVLPNLTINAGLRYELETPRMEKYNNQAYVGLNIPGNLNGLVTTSAFCFSGACGNPKTLWPINYTGFEPRIGLAYSPTAKTSIRAAYTLQRLPLTGYENTPDPNFNVASQSVGNQSGGITANSTVNYITNPVGPLTSSYTALGGNRGPILYSNGLAPVYVDQSNKVPYTQSWNLTVQYQPTSRTVLQASYNGGKGTHLIGAFGSAGSANALNVPNLSTVVNAIQTHQNLGATFPNPWGITQNGAAVSESGLQLLNPYQNFFNQSITEIYPRGGTMEYNGLYLSVNQRFGAGLSLLANYTWSKTLDNIPDTNTGADGGGFGYVLPQNPLNPYAEWSVASFDQASRLKAGYTYDLPIGAGHTLSLHNHLLDNLIGNISTAGIATYADGLPNAIALGTVGYFVSVTPSGVNGCTTSGTNKYCTANALPTGYTLRPNIVPGVPLLNKNWKKNALNSNFTPYLNPAAFSVPGSINNPQLGNAPRLLSNARSPREALFDMRFTKGFKLGARYDLKINGTFSNVFNHPVYFGVNHSLLSSNTVSNVTGTVTPVNTASFGQFNQSQTAGISRVIQVGAEFNF is encoded by the coding sequence GTGGCACAGACTGGACAGGGGGCAATCGGCGGCTCTGTACACGACAAGTCCGGAGCTGTAGTCTCCGGAGCCGAGATCGATGTTGTCAGTGAGGCGACTGGCGTCAAGCAGACGACAACCAGCAACCACGACGGTCTGTTTCAGATTCAGTCCCTGAATCCCGGGCTCTATACCGTTGCCGTCCAGAAGGACGGCTTTGAGCGTGTGACCACACAATCGGTGAGCGTATCCGGTGTTGGCACGACACCGCTCGACATCAAACTGCCCAACGGCACCGTCAGCCAGACTGTCACCGTAAACGCCGATGCCGATCTCCTTACCAAGACCGAATCGAACGTCACCACGACGGTAGATCACGCGATCGTTCAAAATCTTCCTTATCCCGAACGCAGCTCGCTCGAGGCCTCGCTGCTGGTTCCCGGCGTCGTTGGCGACCCCTTGCAGCCTGGCGGCATCTCGACCGAAAACCCAGGTGCCTACACCAGCTATGTCACCCCAGGAGCAGGTATCACGATCGGTGCAGCCCCTCCGGGGACCAGTTCCATCGTCGTCGACGGTTCCGATGTCACGCAGCCCAGTCTTGCGCGTACCGGCGTGAACCTCTCCGGCCGCGAGGTGCAGGAGACCACGGTGATCGTCACCGGACTCTCAGCTAAATATGGCAGAACGGGCGGCGGTGTCATCGTTCAGAGCAGCACGCCCGGAACAAGCGAATATCATGGCGGGATTACTTATAGCCACACTGATCCTTACTTCAACGCCTTCCCTGACGGCAATACGGTTCGAAGCGCGCTGCACGAAAACTTCTACGGTTTTTACGTCGGCGGTCCTGTCTGGATTCCCAAAATCTATCCGCACAAGGACAAAACCTTCTTCTACGTTGGTGTTGAGCCTGCCCGGCTGCAGAATGCCTTTGGCTTCCGCGGAATCTTTCCCACTCCCGATGAGCTTGCAGGCCATCTTCACAACTCCCTGACGCTTCTCAATCAGAGCATTCTGAAGAGCTCCGGCTACAACGCTGCGCTTGCGGCTCCTCGCATCGGCTCTATCAACTATCAGTCCACGGTAGACGCGAATGGCTTCCCGAACGGACCGTCCGAGCCCTCACAGATCCGCGCCATCGCCAACGATGACGTTTCGGCGCAACTGGCGCAAAATCCATTCGCGCAGTTCGTACTCTCCCAGTTCCCGACGCCCAACAGTCCCGGACCCTACGTTAAGTTCGATAACTCCCAGGCGACGCCCCAGAACGATGGGACCAACGCAACCTACCAGCGCGGCGTTTTGAACAAGGACAATCGCTATTCGATCCGCATCGACCAGCATTTCAATAACTCGGATCAACTCTTTGTTCGCTACACCGTGATCCCGGTCAGCGCAGCCCGGTATTTCGCCGTCGATCCATCCAATCCGCTGACCATTGTGCCCACAGACTCGGCGGCCACACATGACGTCGCCCTGGGCTACACGCACACCTTGTCGAGCAATATCGTCAACAGCTTCCACTACTCCTTCATGCGGGTCAATCAACAGCGGCTCTCGCCTCCCAGCACGCGCTCCAAGGACTACGCCGCGGCCTACGGTCTGACTCCTGCATCCTTCGGCTATGGCTTTCCCAGCCTCGGCAATCTCAACGCTAATGGCGTGTCCTACACGATGCAGATGGGCCTCTCGAATGCAGCCATTCAGGTCGACCAGAACTTTATCGCTGGTAACGACGTGACTTGGACGCATGGACTGCATCTGTTCCAGTTCGGAGGAGAGGTCCGCTGGATGCAGTCCGATCAGTACGATCTTGGTGGCGCCACCGGCGGCCGCTATGCCTTCTCGGCGGGCCAGACCAACAACGGTTCCACGGGTGGAGCTCCGCTCGCTACATTCATTCTCGGGACGATCTCCGGCTTCACCAACACGCCCCTTGAGGTTCCCGGCTACTATCGCTGGCGCTACTACGCAGGCTACTTCCAGGACGACTGGAGGGTCCTCCCCAACCTCACAATCAACGCTGGACTGCGCTACGAACTCGAGACACCGCGAATGGAGAAGTACAACAATCAGGCCTACGTCGGACTGAATATTCCCGGCAACCTGAATGGATTGGTAACGACCAGTGCGTTCTGCTTCTCTGGAGCCTGCGGCAATCCAAAAACATTGTGGCCGATCAACTACACAGGCTTCGAGCCTCGCATAGGCCTGGCCTACTCTCCCACTGCCAAAACCTCTATTCGTGCCGCGTATACACTCCAACGTCTACCCCTGACCGGCTACGAAAATACGCCCGATCCCAACTTCAACGTTGCCTCGCAGTCCGTCGGCAATCAGAGCGGCGGGATTACAGCAAACTCGACCGTCAACTACATCACCAATCCGGTCGGCCCGCTTACCTCGTCCTACACGGCGCTCGGCGGCAACCGTGGACCTATCCTTTACTCCAATGGTTTGGCTCCGGTCTATGTCGACCAGAGCAACAAGGTCCCCTACACGCAGTCCTGGAACCTTACGGTACAGTACCAGCCCACTTCTCGCACTGTTCTTCAGGCTTCGTATAACGGGGGTAAAGGCACCCATCTGATCGGTGCGTTCGGCAGCGCAGGTAGTGCAAATGCATTGAACGTTCCTAATCTGTCCACCGTTGTGAATGCCATTCAAACCCATCAGAACCTGGGCGCAACGTTCCCGAATCCCTGGGGGATTACTCAGAACGGGGCAGCGGTCTCCGAGTCGGGGCTGCAGTTGCTCAACCCTTATCAAAACTTCTTCAACCAGTCGATCACAGAGATCTATCCGAGAGGCGGAACGATGGAGTACAACGGTCTCTACCTGAGTGTGAATCAGCGCTTTGGTGCGGGACTCTCTTTGCTCGCCAACTACACCTGGTCCAAGACGCTCGATAATATCCCCGACACCAATACCGGTGCTGATGGCGGCGGTTTCGGTTACGTCCTCCCACAGAACCCCCTCAACCCCTACGCAGAGTGGTCTGTTGCGAGCTTTGATCAGGCAAGCCGTCTCAAGGCCGGCTATACCTACGATCTGCCGATCGGTGCAGGCCATACGCTCAGCCTGCACAATCATCTACTGGATAATCTCATCGGCAACATCTCCACCGCGGGCATCGCAACCTACGCAGATGGTCTGCCGAACGCGATCGCTCTTGGCACAGTAGGCTACTTCGTCTCCGTGACGCCCTCCGGCGTCAACGGTTGCACGACAAGCGGCACAAACAAGTACTGCACTGCGAATGCGTTGCCCACCGGATACACACTGCGGCCCAACATCGTCCCTGGGGTTCCGCTTCTCAACAAAAACTGGAAGAAGAACGCCCTCAACTCTAACTTCACCCCTTACCTCAACCCCGCTGCGTTTTCGGTGCCGGGCTCAATCAACAATCCACAACTGGGCAACGCACCGCGCCTGCTTTCGAACGCACGCTCCCCCCGTGAGGCCTTATTCGACATGCGGTTTACCAAGGGGTTCAAGCTTGGAGCACGCTATGACCTCAAGATCAACGGTACTTTTTCGAACGTATTCAATCACCCCGTGTACTTTGGCGTGAATCACTCGTTGCTGAGCTCGAATACGGTCTCAAATGTGACCGGCACCGTTACACCTGTCAATACCGCGAGCTTCGGCCAGTTCAATCAGTCACAAACCGCTGGTATATCTCGCGTTATCCAGGTTGGGGCCGAGTTCAACTTCTAA
- a CDS encoding substrate-binding domain-containing protein — protein MKTARKVTGVKRGYTIQAVVRAVSIINAFQSTSEVLDLRVVAARVGLHKATTFRLLETLVETHLLERAGKQGYRCCVQPARTKRYRIGYGSQSSLLPFTATVSDSLVVAANAANIDLLVLSNGLSPRVALQNADTFVTEKVDLVIDSQINIGVAAQIAVKFSEARIPFIALDIPHPGAIYFGADNYKAGRMAGRHLAKWATKNWKSGPEQIILLGVDAAGPLLNARLTGVIDGINEVSSFGHNTPTHHYDTKGGQFEATLDIVRRHIRRKKPERALIGAVNDSTALAALQAFREAGLERSCAIAGQDGSLAARDEMRRSSSRLICSVAYFPETYGERIVRLALDVLKHKPVAPAIFVQHELLTPQNVDKVYPNDTWMKSSPERI, from the coding sequence TTGAAGACCGCTCGCAAAGTTACCGGCGTCAAACGCGGATACACGATTCAGGCCGTGGTGCGGGCCGTCAGCATCATCAATGCCTTTCAATCCACCTCTGAGGTGTTGGATCTGCGTGTCGTGGCCGCAAGGGTCGGGCTCCATAAGGCGACCACCTTCCGCCTGCTCGAAACGCTGGTGGAAACGCATCTGCTCGAGAGAGCAGGGAAGCAGGGCTACCGGTGCTGTGTCCAGCCTGCCCGCACCAAGCGCTATCGCATCGGTTACGGCTCGCAGAGCAGCCTGCTCCCCTTCACTGCGACGGTCAGTGACAGTCTGGTTGTGGCTGCCAATGCCGCAAACATCGATCTCCTGGTGCTGAGCAATGGCCTCAGTCCTCGCGTCGCGCTACAGAACGCGGACACCTTCGTAACCGAAAAGGTCGATCTCGTGATCGACTCCCAGATCAACATCGGTGTCGCGGCACAGATCGCCGTGAAGTTCTCCGAGGCGCGTATTCCCTTTATCGCATTGGATATTCCGCATCCGGGTGCAATCTACTTCGGCGCAGACAACTACAAGGCAGGTCGCATGGCTGGCCGGCACCTTGCGAAATGGGCGACGAAGAACTGGAAGAGCGGCCCGGAGCAGATCATCCTTCTTGGCGTTGACGCCGCCGGACCTCTGCTCAACGCGCGATTGACTGGTGTCATCGATGGAATTAACGAGGTCAGCAGCTTCGGGCACAACACCCCCACGCACCACTACGACACAAAGGGCGGCCAGTTCGAGGCCACGCTCGATATTGTGCGTCGCCACATCCGCCGCAAAAAGCCGGAGCGCGCTCTCATCGGAGCAGTCAATGACTCCACAGCGCTGGCAGCGCTTCAGGCCTTCCGTGAGGCTGGCCTCGAGCGCTCCTGTGCGATCGCAGGGCAGGACGGCAGCTTAGCGGCGCGCGATGAGATGAGACGATCCTCAAGCCGTCTGATCTGTTCGGTCGCTTATTTCCCGGAAACCTACGGGGAGAGGATCGTTCGGCTCGCGCTCGACGTGCTCAAACACAAGCCTGTTGCGCCTGCTATCTTCGTTCAGCACGAGCTTCTCACTCCGCAGAACGTCGACAAGGTGTATCCCAATGATACGTGGATGAAATCCTCCCCGGAGCGTATTTGA
- the uxuA gene encoding mannonate dehydratase encodes MLLEQTWRWFGPEDRVTLRDAREAGAVGIVTALHEIPAGETWPVEAIQKRQNVVRAAGLEWTVVESLEVTERIKMRAPGWERDVESFAQSIRNLATCGIRTVAYNWMPLFSWMRTHLHEPAPKGGYTTRFDAVAFAAFDLCMLKREGAEAEWGEVASRAAHDYFKRLSSAEADTLCETILHGLPGGHRRLTIEETAEMLKAYAGISGEELRGSLGEFLVRVCPVAEECGVRLCIHPDDPPRPLLGLPRIVSTAGDLRWILNQYSGDANSLTFCTGALGIRADNDLRAMVREFASRIEFLHLRSTEREQNAGMKMESFFEAAHLEGDTDLIGIMIEVIGEKRRRELSGDARSLPFRADHGQELLNDCERGAAPGYPAVGRLRGLAELRGAFTMAERWMTKVEQHAEFPQ; translated from the coding sequence ATGTTACTGGAGCAGACCTGGCGTTGGTTCGGCCCAGAGGACCGTGTCACATTGCGAGACGCGCGCGAGGCCGGCGCCGTCGGCATCGTCACAGCTTTGCATGAGATACCTGCAGGCGAGACATGGCCAGTCGAGGCGATCCAGAAGCGTCAAAATGTGGTTCGTGCGGCGGGACTCGAGTGGACGGTCGTCGAAAGCCTCGAGGTGACCGAACGGATCAAGATGCGCGCGCCGGGGTGGGAGCGGGACGTGGAGAGCTTTGCACAGTCGATTCGCAATCTTGCCACCTGCGGCATTCGGACGGTCGCTTACAACTGGATGCCCCTCTTCAGCTGGATGAGAACGCATCTGCATGAACCGGCACCGAAGGGTGGCTACACGACACGGTTTGATGCAGTGGCCTTTGCGGCCTTCGATCTCTGCATGTTGAAACGCGAGGGCGCGGAGGCGGAGTGGGGCGAGGTTGCGAGCCGCGCGGCCCACGACTACTTCAAGCGGCTCTCGTCAGCAGAGGCGGACACGTTATGCGAGACGATTCTGCATGGATTACCGGGCGGACATCGGCGGCTGACGATCGAGGAGACGGCGGAGATGCTGAAGGCCTATGCGGGTATCTCCGGAGAAGAACTTCGCGGTTCACTAGGGGAGTTTCTTGTGAGAGTGTGCCCGGTGGCGGAAGAATGCGGTGTGAGGCTGTGCATTCATCCGGATGATCCTCCGCGCCCGTTGCTGGGATTGCCGAGGATTGTAAGCACCGCGGGGGATCTGCGCTGGATTCTGAACCAGTATTCAGGAGACGCGAACTCACTTACCTTTTGCACAGGAGCGCTCGGCATTCGGGCCGACAACGATCTGCGCGCAATGGTGAGGGAGTTTGCTTCGAGGATCGAGTTTCTGCATCTTCGCTCCACCGAGCGGGAGCAGAACGCGGGAATGAAGATGGAGTCGTTCTTTGAGGCCGCACATCTTGAGGGTGACACCGACCTGATCGGCATCATGATCGAGGTGATCGGCGAGAAGCGGCGGCGCGAGTTGTCAGGCGATGCTCGCAGTCTGCCGTTTCGTGCCGATCATGGGCAGGAGTTGCTGAACGACTGTGAGCGTGGCGCGGCGCCGGGGTATCCGGCGGTGGGACGTTTGCGTGGCCTGGCGGAGTTGCGCGGGGCTTTTACGATGGCCGAACGATGGATGACGAAAGTTGAGCAGCATGCAGAATTCCCCCAATAA
- a CDS encoding SDR family NAD(P)-dependent oxidoreductase, which yields MQNSPNKNALIFGGASGIGGATARIMIEQGARVTIADVRRPSGWADEAAQYVDCDVRDPEQVGNAVRCAAAQAPLDWLVYSTGIQHYGSVVSTPVEEYDLVQSINSRGAFLACRAAIPEMRNGGAIVLVSSVQALATQKGVAAYAASKGTLEALMRAMAVDHAKDNIRVNSVLPGTVDTPMVRSSAARFGGTDGLEQTLQQWGDSHPLGRVAHAEEIANLIAFLLSDKASFITGASYRVDGGLLAQLAVRL from the coding sequence ATGCAGAATTCCCCCAATAAAAATGCGCTGATCTTCGGCGGAGCCTCGGGCATCGGAGGGGCTACGGCCCGAATCATGATCGAACAAGGGGCAAGGGTCACCATTGCGGATGTGCGGAGACCCTCCGGCTGGGCCGATGAAGCGGCGCAGTATGTCGACTGCGATGTGCGCGACCCGGAACAGGTAGGCAACGCGGTGAGGTGCGCTGCCGCGCAGGCACCGCTGGATTGGCTGGTCTACAGCACGGGGATTCAGCACTATGGATCGGTCGTGAGTACACCGGTCGAAGAGTACGACCTCGTGCAATCGATCAATTCACGCGGGGCTTTTCTGGCGTGCCGCGCGGCGATTCCGGAGATGCGCAACGGCGGAGCGATCGTGCTGGTCTCATCGGTGCAGGCATTGGCAACTCAGAAGGGGGTTGCAGCGTATGCGGCGAGCAAAGGGACGCTCGAGGCACTGATGCGGGCCATGGCGGTCGATCATGCGAAGGACAATATTCGCGTGAACTCTGTGCTGCCGGGAACAGTTGATACACCGATGGTGCGCTCGTCGGCAGCGCGATTTGGCGGAACAGACGGGCTCGAGCAGACTCTGCAGCAGTGGGGAGACAGTCATCCACTGGGGCGCGTGGCGCATGCCGAGGAGATTGCGAACCTGATTGCGTTTCTCCTGAGCGATAAGGCTTCGTTTATTACGGGGGCATCGTATCGAGTCGATGGCGGATTGCTGGCGCAGTTGGCTGTGCGGCTATAG
- a CDS encoding SMP-30/gluconolactonase/LRE family protein codes for MTVAGIRCLASTQDVCGEGCVWHPQQNAIFWTDINRGLLHCYSLGTGEVETWHFDQPVTAVVLTTYDAVLVLILGGAIVVWHTRTHRIIDVLFRLPEWPAVRCNDARVDPAGVLWFGTMQNNVQDDGTTSDVTEWRGALYSLIPGAEPRQWHSGFGITNTLAWSPNGETMYFGDTLANCLYRGSFDPVSSHLEGREVFFAGFPRGLPDGSTMDAEGHLWNCRYGGSCIVRIAPDGSIADILETPLNNPTTCAFASTDVSTLLFTSAADATQPNQTEGSLYALQTSVRGLLSTPLRL; via the coding sequence ATGACCGTTGCAGGCATTCGCTGTCTCGCCTCTACCCAGGACGTCTGCGGCGAGGGCTGCGTCTGGCATCCACAACAGAACGCTATCTTCTGGACCGACATTAATCGCGGCCTGCTTCACTGTTACTCGCTTGGCACTGGCGAAGTCGAGACCTGGCACTTCGACCAACCCGTTACTGCTGTCGTGCTTACCACCTACGATGCTGTCCTCGTCCTGATCCTCGGCGGAGCAATCGTTGTGTGGCACACCCGCACGCACCGAATCATCGACGTTCTCTTTCGTCTGCCTGAATGGCCCGCTGTGCGCTGCAACGACGCCCGCGTCGATCCTGCCGGCGTGCTCTGGTTCGGCACGATGCAGAACAACGTGCAGGACGACGGTACGACCTCTGACGTAACCGAGTGGCGTGGTGCGCTCTACTCGCTCATCCCCGGTGCGGAGCCAAGGCAATGGCACTCAGGCTTTGGCATCACTAACACGCTGGCCTGGTCGCCGAACGGTGAGACGATGTACTTCGGCGATACCCTCGCGAACTGCCTCTATCGCGGCTCCTTTGATCCTGTGAGCAGTCATCTGGAGGGCCGCGAAGTCTTCTTCGCCGGCTTTCCGCGCGGACTTCCCGACGGCTCCACGATGGACGCCGAAGGTCATCTCTGGAACTGCCGTTATGGTGGTTCCTGCATCGTCCGCATCGCCCCCGACGGCTCGATCGCTGACATCCTCGAAACGCCGCTGAACAACCCCACCACCTGCGCCTTCGCTTCGACCGATGTCAGCACGCTGCTGTTTACCTCCGCCGCAGACGCAACGCAACCGAACCAGACAGAAGGTTCTCTCTACGCACTGCAGACATCCGTGCGCGGTTTGCTCAGCACGCCACTGCGCCTATAG